The Betaproteobacteria bacterium genomic sequence TCGAAACCGCGCGAGGAAGGCAGATTCGTCCCGCCGGCCGGGTTCTGCGGCGCGCGCAGGACCGGATGTGCGATCGGGGCGCTCAGCAGCTGGCCCTGGGCATTGAAGTGCAGAAGGTAGGGTCCGAACTCCTCACCCACCCAGATCGAACCGTCGTTCATCCGTGAGAAGGACTCGACGTCGAAGTCGGCGCCGGTCAGCCACTTGCCATTCTTGATGGACGGGTCGACGGCAATCTGTGCGCCGGTGGGATAGTAGTTGGTACGGTTGTAGACCGGCCCGTTGGCGATGTAGTTGCCGGCGAGCAGTAGGCCGTTCGGATCGCTGAACGGCGTGAAGCTGTTGACGGTGACGGAGCCGCGGCTGGTCGTGCCGTCGCCCACGGTCTTGAAGTGGGGCGTGACTTCGTAGAAGCCCAGGACGAAATCGGCGCTATTGCCCTGCGCGCCGAAGCCGTTGTCCGGCAAGCCGTAGAAGTTGCCTGCGTTGACCGACGGGATCATGCCGGAGAAGCCGGGAATCGGCTGGCCGGCATAGGGCGGCGTCACGCCATTGACCGGTCCCGAGGTGAATTGCCCCGAAACGGGACCCGGCTGACGGAACGTGTGTTCGATTTCTGCCCAGCCCGTGAGCTGGAACGACTGCGCCGGCACGACGGGCGCCCAGGCGGCGGCCACAAGCGTCGCACCGATGAGAATCTGGCGGTTCATGGTCTTCCCTCTTGCATGATGGTTGGAATGAGCGGGGACTCCGGAAGGCCTGGACTCGCGCGCGCAGGAGAACGCAATCTGACGCCG encodes the following:
- a CDS encoding esterase-like activity of phytase family protein, with the protein product MNRQILIGATLVAAAWAPVVPAQSFQLTGWAEIEHTFRQPGPVSGQFTSGPVNGVTPPYAGQPIPGFSGMIPSVNAGNFYGLPDNGFGAQGNSADFVLGFYEVTPHFKTVGDGTTSRGSVTVNSFTPFSDPNGLLLAGNYIANGPVYNRTNYYPTGAQIAVDPSIKNGKWLTGADFDVESFSRMNDGSIWVGEEFGPYLLHFNAQGQLLSAPIAHPVLRAPQNPAGGTNLPSSRGFESMTRNGDGSKLYLTTEASINSQTDKRMLEIYEFDTTTEQYTGTSFAYAKDSSDTITGAVNNASNIFVTGDMTHVADDRYLIIERDDFQGPVGSASYPYQKKIYLIDLSETDENGVLEKKLLVDLLDVPDPKDIGGPLVGLPADKFNFPLQSVESITLIDEHTILVGLDNNYPGGNGRVLGTPDGTEMITIRFDQSLHTMPVPEPETYALMLAGLGILAGVARKRSRQG